The window AACTCGTCTCCGACAGCCTCGTCTACCGCTACGACCCGGCCGCGTCCCCCGACGGCCTCCTGGGCTCCGAGGGCACCTTCTCCCTGTGCACCTTCCTCTACGTGTACGCCCTCGCGCGCGCCGGACAGCTCGATCAGGCCCGCTACGCCTTCGACAAGATGCTCACCTACGCGAACCACGTGGGGCTGTTCGCCGAGGAGATCGGACCCACGGGCGAGCAACTGGGCAACTTCCCGCAGGCCTTCACCCACCTCGCCCTGATCGCCGCGGCCCTAGCCCTGGACACGGAACTCGACCGGGCCGCGAGCCGCGGCTAGCGGGCCCGGCCCCGGGGGCGGCCTCCAGGTCAGGCTTCGGGCGGGAGGGGCAGGAGAGCACTCCCTCGGCCGTCAGCCTGTTGGCCCACCGTGGCCTGACAGGTCGCCGGCGACCGCGTCGGGCGCCTGAAGCTCGACGCCGGCCGGCCAGGGCCGACCTGGCGGTCCGTCTGAACGCCCCCGACGCCGTACGCGTCGGCACCGAGTTCACCTACACCGTCACGGTGACGAACGCCGGACCCTTCGCCGCCGAGGACCTCGTCGTCAGTCTGGACCGGCCGCGCGGGGCGCCGGTCACGGGTGCGTCCCCCGACTCGGACCGGGGGAGTCCCGCCCGGGCGACCTGGCGGATCAAGACCCTGGGCGCCGGACAGCAGCGGTTCTTCCACGTCACGGTGCGCGCCTCCCACCCGTCCACCGTGACCGCGACGGCCGCCGTCGCCTCCCGGACCAAGGATCCGAACGGGAGGAACGACTCCGCCACGGCCACCACCCGGGTGACCGGCCGCGGCTGAATTCGGCCGAACTCCTGGAAGGGCCCCACCGCCCGGTGGCGCCGCCACCTGCCGGGTCGGCGCCACCGGACGGGTCAGTCCACGTCGATGTGGACGCTGGTCGACTTCACGCGGGCGACGGCCCGGACGCCCACGGCGAGTCCGAGTTCCTCGACGGCCTCGCGGGTCAGCAGGGAGACCA of the Streptomyces sp. NBC_01294 genome contains:
- a CDS encoding DUF11 domain-containing protein encodes the protein MAHRGLTGRRRPRRAPEARRRPARADLAVRLNAPDAVRVGTEFTYTVTVTNAGPFAAEDLVVSLDRPRGAPVTGASPDSDRGSPARATWRIKTLGAGQQRFFHVTVRASHPSTVTATAAVASRTKDPNGRNDSATATTRVTGRG